One window from the genome of Ictidomys tridecemlineatus isolate mIctTri1 chromosome 12, mIctTri1.hap1, whole genome shotgun sequence encodes:
- the LOC120885071 gene encoding uncharacterized protein LOC120885071 produces the protein MRATKERPPQESLDGGGVPCLRGRRPQLRSLSQPLRPVPGSRSGQNGLPSPLRAARPGRSHSERVSSAVEGARRAGGQPLPGRNSAMGRGEDSKGRPRTDEPSYIAPGRRAAPARATFSPCPLTPACALPETHARTYARPSLAPSPCGPPLRTRAGECCGHVGAETGAKDLNLKPGREGPGAGPERARPRARTLWPPDRVRGGTSTPRERRCLVTAQAQHGG, from the coding sequence ATGCGGGCGACCAAGGAACGGCCTCCTCAAGAAAGCCTCGACGGTGGCGGCGTCCCGTGCCTCCGAGGGCGGCGACCGCAGCTCCGCAGCCTCTCCCAGCCGCTCCGCCCGGTTCCGGGGAGTCGGTCGGGACAAAatggcctcccctcccccctcagaGCTGCTCGGCCAGGACGCTCCCACAGCGAGCGAGTGAGCTCTGCCGTCGAGGGAGCTCGGCGGGCGGGAGGACAGCCCCTCCCGGGCAGAAACTCCGCGATGGGACGGGGCGAGGACAGCAAAGGAAGACCGCGAACGGACGAACCCAGCTACATAGCCCCAGGAAGGCGAGCCGCCCCAGCCAGAGCCACCTTTTCCCCGTGCCCTCTCACGCCGGCGTGCGCGCTGCCTGAGACGCACGCAAGGACGTACGCCCGCCCTTCCCTCGCGCCCTCGCCCTGCGGTCCGCCTCTGCGCACGCGCGCAGGAGAGTGTTGCGGGCACGTGGGGGCGGAGACAGGAGCGAAGGATCTCAATCTGAAGCCGGGCCGAgaggggccgggggcggggccagAGAGGGCGAGGCCGCGGGCGCGCACCCTGTGGCCGCCTGATAGGGTGCGCGGCGGTACGAGCACGCCCCGCGAGAGGCGCTGCCTAGTGACTGCGCAGGCGCAGCACGGTGGCTAG